Part of the Bacillota bacterium genome is shown below.
GACGCAGTCTGGGCGACCACAGGGACCCAGGCCCCATTCACTCTGGCAAGCCAGACCCTTCCGCAAGTCACCCCCACTGATCCTGAGGACGCTTTTCCCAGGGACGTATCGACACTCACATCGACAGCGGCGAGAGAGGATGAGACGAACGCGGGTCGCCCTACGATCCTTCCGCTCCCCCGGGGCAGGTTCTCAGGCCGGGTCGGGGCTCTCCGCTCCGCCGTCCTCATACGTGATTCGAGTGTGTCGAGCTTGTCCAGAACCTGCCGGCACGCCTCTGCCACAGCCCTGGCCCCCGGGAACCCTTGCGCACTCCGGGATGGTTCAGGTGCCCGGCCCTTCTCGACTTCGCTGACAATGGCCCGCTGCGCAACCCGCACTGGGTGGAACGACTGAATCCAGGCCTGGTCCAACATTGCACCAATCACCTTGCGGACCCCCGCGATGCGGTCCGACACCGTGGGATGGCTGGTTACCGGCATCTGGGGAAGTCTCGTCAGTGTCCGGTACATCCGCGTGGGCTCGAACCCAGCCCAGGACGCGTGGAGAACGGCCCGGGCGTCCGCCTCGAACTCCTGGGCGTAGGAGGTCACAGCCTCGCCAGCAAGCTGCGATACTCCTGCGTCTACCAGTGCCTGCACGGCCGGGCCATCCTCCGGAGGCGGAAGTGCCGGCCCGACTGACGGCACCCACCAGTTCATCCAGTGGCCAGAGCGGATGTGGTGCATTTCGTGGGCAAGCACCATGGCTATTTCGTCATCCCCGGACGTGGTGACGAGGCCGCGTGTGATGTAGATCCTTCCATCCGCCGTCGAGACCGCATTGACCCGGAGGGAGTCGAGGATGGTGACGCTGTACCAGTCAGCACGTTCACCGGTGACCCGTGCGAGGCGGTCGAGGATCTCCCTGATTCGAGCAGCCTGCACCTCAGATACCCACTCTCCTCCGGACTCCTCAAGTACCAGGCGGTGAGCGTGCAGTGCCATCTCTGCCTCCTCTGAGCTCCTGTCCGCCTTCACCGCACCTGCAGAAGACCTCGAATCGACGAACCTCCTCACAGCCTCCAAAGGGGCGTCCCGCCCTTGGATTGCGGATGCCATCTGGATGAATGTTCGCAGGATGGGCACGTCACGATCGAGGAAGTCTGAGTCTTCCAGGGCGTACGTAAGCGAGGCGGGCACCCTGGCACTGCCCGCCCAAACAGACGCGGCAAGAGCCAGGATGCACGCACCGATCAGCCATATGTGCCGCGCAGGTTCAGGTCTCCATGCCTCAGGCATCAATTGGCCTCAACAGCTCCTGCGGCTCGATAGTCCGGTCAAGTCAGTACCTCTCCCAGTGCAGCACGTCCGAGAGGCTCCGCTTGTGTGCGATAGGCTTGTCCTCGTGGTAGCCCACAGGGAAGAGCGCCACCAGTCTGTGGGATGTGGGGACCCCCAAGATACGGCCGATTTCGGGGGCATAGGATGTGTCGTGCCCTGCGACCCAGCATGTCCCCAACCCGTGAGCGTGCGCCGCGAGCAGCATGTTCTCTACAGCCGCGGAGCAGTCCTCAACGTAGCGCGGGGTGGGCCGTGCGAACACTGCCACGCAGACTGGAGCGTCCGCTATGAACTTGCCCCAGGTGGCCACTGCAGCCAAGGCCTCCCGGGTCTTCTGATCAGTCACAACGATAAACTCCCAGGGCTGGTCCCCTCTGGCTGTGGGCGCCATCCGCCCACAGTCGACGATGTCCTCGATGACCTCCCGCGGGACTGGGGTTGGCAGGTACCTTCGCACACTTCTCCTGGTCTTGATGGCCTCAATCGCATCCATGATTCTCTCTCAAACCCCCTTATTGAAGCCGGGTCTCAGAGGACCCTATCCCGAGTGTACATGAACCCGGAGACCCCTGCAATCGATCATTCGAGCTCATGCCCCCAAGTCGTTAATGGCCCATCTGCGCGCGGCGCCAACGAGGTTTCTGCGCCACTACGGTGAAACCTGGCGGGATGAACAATACATGGGGACCGTCGTCTAACCATCACGGAGCGGGTACGATCCCCATCGCCCGATCCAATAATGACTAAGAAAGGAGCCAGGCAGACGTGAGGCGACACATTCTTGTGGCATTGGGTTTGCTTCTCGTGTTCACGTTCTCGTCCGTGCGCGCCCGCGCGGCGGACCCAGGGTCAGCTGACGTTGCGAAGCTGCGGCTCGAGGTGAAGATGCTCTCTGCCATCAGCGAACTGGGACTCACGCGAGACCAGACGGAAGCGCTCCTGCGGCTTCTTCGTGAGCTTGATGCCGAAATCACCGCACGGCAGACTAACATGGTCAGCCTACTTGAGTCCCTGAAGGGCGAGCTGCTCGAGGGAAAGGAGGGAGCTTCTCTCCGTGAGCTGGACAGACGGCTTCAGCTCGAAAGACAGGCCTTGCAGCTTTCCTTAAAGAAGTTCAGGACCGAGGCGGCATCCCTTCTGACCGCATCTCAAGCTCGTCGCCTTGAAGCCTTACTGCAAACGGGCTCTAGACGCCCCAGCTCCCCCGGCATGCCAGGCCCAGCCCAGAGACGCATCGCCATGCGGTTTACCCCGGAAATGGCAAACCGGCTCGCAGCTCACCCCGGAATTCGGCAGAGACTTGCAGAGGCTTGGCGTTGGAAGGCAGAGGCCCGGGCGGCAGTTGATGGGCCCCGGACGGTTCGTCTACTGATCGGCCTCCTCGAGCAGAAGCTTTCGCACATGCAGTGAACGCCGAGAGAATCCATCGGTCACTCCCGCGACATCTCCTCCGCGCGCCTTGCCATGAGCGCGCGGAGTTTGTCTTCGTCGCGAGGGCTGGTCCTCGCTATCGGGAACCAGATGAGCCCACACACCACCCACCACGCGACTGCGAACAGCATGGTGGAGGTGAGGCCATACCTGACCGCAAGCCACCCGCCGAGGATCGGACCAACTCCCTTGCCCACAGAATCAGTGAGGTTGAAGACGGCGAATATGGAGCCGCGGGTCTCGGGTGGGTTAACATTCAAGAGCAACGCCTTCACGTTGGGGCTAGTGATGCCTATGAGCCAGCCGCCTGCGAAAGCAAGTATTGAAGGAAAGACGATCGCGCCGAAACCTGGGTTCTGGGGTATGGGCCAGAGGACTACGGCGAAGAAAGGAACCGTCCCGATTATGGTAGTCACGCCGTTCAGCAGAGGCAGATAGGCGCGGTTCTGGTTGTAGAGGGCGTTGCCCCATATTCCACCCTGGAGGCCACCGATGATCGCGCCGGCCCCAAATACCAGAGACATGACAGTCGCCTGTTCGATACTGAATCCTTTCTCTTGCACATAGAAAGTCACGATGAGGAACGGAAGTATGCCCCAGGGTATGCAGCCGGGGAGACCCTGAAGGAAAGCCAGGAGGTTGGTGGGAACCTGGAACAGTCTCTTGTACGCGCCCAGAGACGCTTTCTCTGTGTATTCCTTTCCCCGCCGCACGAGCGCCCGAAGCTCGTCCTCGCCCTCGCCCCGCCTCGGCTCCCGCGAGAACATCAGGAAGAGCGGCACCAGGACGAAGTTCGGGACCGCCGCAACTATGAAAGGAAGGCGCCACCCGTAGGTGGGACCCACAAGCCCCGCCATGAGCTGACCGAAAGCCATTCCGAGCCCCATCGCAGTCCCGATCCAGGCGTTCGCAGTAGGTCTTTCCTTGGTGGTGAAGTAGTCTCCGATCAGGGAAAACTCCAGGGGGAGCACACCGCCCACACCCAGCCCAGTAAGGACTCT
Proteins encoded:
- a CDS encoding M48 family metallopeptidase, producing the protein MPEAWRPEPARHIWLIGACILALAASVWAGSARVPASLTYALEDSDFLDRDVPILRTFIQMASAIQGRDAPLEAVRRFVDSRSSAGAVKADRSSEEAEMALHAHRLVLEESGGEWVSEVQAARIREILDRLARVTGERADWYSVTILDSLRVNAVSTADGRIYITRGLVTTSGDDEIAMVLAHEMHHIRSGHWMNWWVPSVGPALPPPEDGPAVQALVDAGVSQLAGEAVTSYAQEFEADARAVLHASWAGFEPTRMYRTLTRLPQMPVTSHPTVSDRIAGVRKVIGAMLDQAWIQSFHPVRVAQRAIVSEVEKGRAPEPSRSAQGFPGARAVAEACRQVLDKLDTLESRMRTAERRAPTRPENLPRGSGRIVGRPAFVSSSLAAVDVSVDTSLGKASSGSVGVTCGRVWLARVNGAWVPVVAQTAS
- a CDS encoding nitroreductase family protein, coding for MDAIEAIKTRRSVRRYLPTPVPREVIEDIVDCGRMAPTARGDQPWEFIVVTDQKTREALAAVATWGKFIADAPVCVAVFARPTPRYVEDCSAAVENMLLAAHAHGLGTCWVAGHDTSYAPEIGRILGVPTSHRLVALFPVGYHEDKPIAHKRSLSDVLHWERY
- a CDS encoding MFS transporter: MGVGRQLLRRIGLADAADMSTQSLVLLAFLIPMSLFLTADQNVLNPNLLLVQEEFDVSLYDLGAVSSAFTIVGAIVTLVWGYLTDKYSRRWLLAITVLLGEIPCFLTGFARTYDQLFLMRVLTGLGVGGVLPLEFSLIGDYFTTKERPTANAWIGTAMGLGMAFGQLMAGLVGPTYGWRLPFIVAAVPNFVLVPLFLMFSREPRRGEGEDELRALVRRGKEYTEKASLGAYKRLFQVPTNLLAFLQGLPGCIPWGILPFLIVTFYVQEKGFSIEQATVMSLVFGAGAIIGGLQGGIWGNALYNQNRAYLPLLNGVTTIIGTVPFFAVVLWPIPQNPGFGAIVFPSILAFAGGWLIGITSPNVKALLLNVNPPETRGSIFAVFNLTDSVGKGVGPILGGWLAVRYGLTSTMLFAVAWWVVCGLIWFPIARTSPRDEDKLRALMARRAEEMSRE